A stretch of the Apteryx mantelli isolate bAptMan1 chromosome 3, bAptMan1.hap1, whole genome shotgun sequence genome encodes the following:
- the SYNCRIP gene encoding heterogeneous nuclear ribonucleoprotein Q isoform X2 produces the protein MATEHVNGNGTEEPMDTSAAVTHSEHFQTLLDAGLPQKVAEKLDEIYVAGLVAHSDLDERAIEALKEFNEEGALAVLQQFKDSDLSHVQNKSAFLCGVMKTYRQREKQGTKVADSSKGPDEAKIKALLERTGYTLDVTTGQRKYGGPPPESVYSGQQPSVGTEYNNHEIRSGKHIGVCISVANNRLFVGSIPKSKTKEQIVEEFSKVTEGLTDVILYHQPDDKKKNRGFCFLEYEDHKTAAQARRRLMSGKVKVWGNVVTVEWADPIEDPDPEVMAKVKVLFVRNLANTVTEEILEKAFSQFGKLERVKKLKDYAFIHFDERDGAVKAMEEMNGKDLEGENIEIVFAKPPDQKRKERKAQRQAAKNQMYDDYYYYGPPHMPPPTRGRGRGGRGGYGYPPDYYGYEDYYDYYGYDYHNYRGGYEDPYYGYEDFQVGARGRGGRGARGAAPSRGRGAAPPRGRAGYAQRGGPGSARGVRGARGGAQQQRGRGVRGARGGRGGNVGGKRKADGYNQPDSKRRQTNNQNWGSQPIAQQPLQGGDHSGNYGYKSENQEFYQDSFGQQWK, from the exons ATGGCTACTGAACATGTTAATGGGAATGGTACTGAAGAGCCCATGGATACTTCTGCTGCAGTTACCCATTCTGAGCATTTCCAGACATTGCTTGATGCTGGTTTACCACAGAAAGTTGCTGAAAAACTAGATGAAATTTACGTTGCAG gGCTAGTTGCACATAGTGATCTAGATGAAAGAGCTATTGAAGCTTTAAAGGAATTTAATGAAGAAGGTGCATTGGCAGTGCTTCAGCAGTTTAAAgacagtgatctctcacatgttCAG AACAAAAGTGCCTTTTTATGTGGAGTCATGAAGACATACAGGCAGAGGGAAAAACAGGGGACCAAGGTGGCAGATTCTAGCAAAGGACCAGATGAGGCAAAAATTAAG GCACTCTTGGAGAGAACAGGCTACACTCTTGATGTCACTACTGGACAGCGAAAGTATGGTGGACCTCCTCCAGAGTCTGTATATTCAGGACAACAACCTTCTGTTGGTACAGAG tacaACAACCATGAAATTCGTTCTGGAAAACACATTGGTGTATGCATCTCTGTTGCCAATAATAGACTTTTTGTTGGCTCTATTCCTAAGAGTAAAACCAAGGAGCAAATTGTTGAAGAATTTAGCAAAGTAACAG AGGGTCTTACAGATGTCATATTGTATCATCAGCCTGATGACAAGAAAAAGAACAGGGGTTTCTGTTTCCTTGAATATGAAGATCACAAAACTGCTGCTCAGGCCAGACGTAGGTTAATGAGTGGCAAAGTGAAAGTCTGGGGAAATGTTGTTACGGTTGAATGGGCTGACCCTATAGAAGATCCAGATCCTGAAGTCATGGCAAAG gtAAAAGTTTTGTTTGTACGCAATCTTGCCAATACTGTAACAGAGGAGATACTAGAAAAGGCCTTCAGTCAATTTGGAAAGCTAGAACGAGTGAAGAAGCTAAAAGACTATGCTTTCATTCATTTTGATGAACGGGATGGTGCTGTAAAG GCAATGGAAGAAATGAATGGCAAAGATTTAGAGGGAGAAAACATTGAAATTGTTTTTGCTAAGCCACCAgatcaaaaaaggaaagaacggAAAGCTCAGAGACAAGCGGCTAAAAATCAGAT GTATGATGATTACTACTATTATGGTCCACCTCATATGCCCCCTCCAACAAGAGGTCGAGGCCGAGGAGGTAGAGGTGGTTATGGATATCCCCCTGACTATTATGGATATGAagattattatgattattatggCTATGACTACCATAACTATCGTGGTGGATATGAAGATCCTTACTATGGTTATGAAGATTTTCAAGTTGGAGCTAGAGGAAGGGGTGGTAGAGGAGCAAGGGGTGCTGCTCCATCCAGAGGTCGCGGGGCTGCTCCTCCCCGTGGCAGAGCCGGTTATGCACAGAGAGGTGGTCCTGGATCAGCAAGAGGCGTTCGTGGTGCGAGAGGAGGTGCCCAGCAACAAAGAGGCCGCGGGGTACGTGGTGCGAGGGGTGGCCGCGGTGGAAATGTAGGAGGAAAGCGCAAAGCTGATGGGTACAACCAGCCAGATTCCAAGCGGCGCCAGACCAATAATCAGAACTGGGGCTCCCAACCCATTGCTCAGCAACCGCTCCAAGGTGGTGATCATTCTGGTAACTATGGTTACAAATCTGAAAACCAGGAGTTTTATCAGGATTCTTTTGGGCAACAATGGAAATAG
- the SYNCRIP gene encoding heterogeneous nuclear ribonucleoprotein Q isoform X4, with protein sequence MATEHVNGNGTEEPMDTSAAVTHSEHFQTLLDAGLPQKVAEKLDEIYVAGLVAHSDLDERAIEALKEFNEEGALAVLQQFKDSDLSHVQNKSAFLCGVMKTYRQREKQGTKVADSSKGPDEAKIKALLERTGYTLDVTTGQRKYGGPPPESVYSGQQPSVGTEIFVGKIPRDLFEDELVPLFEKAGPIWDLRLMMDPLTGLNRGYAFVTFCTKEAAQEAVKLYNNHEIRSGKHIGVCISVANNRLFVGSIPKSKTKEQIVEEFSKVTEGLTDVILYHQPDDKKKNRGFCFLEYEDHKTAAQARRRLMSGKVKVWGNVVTVEWADPIEDPDPEVMAKVKVLFVRNLANTVTEEILEKAFSQFGKLERVKKLKDYAFIHFDERDGAVKAMEEMNGKDLEGENIEIVFAKPPDQKRKERKAQRQAAKNQMYDDYYYYGPPHMPPPTRGRGRGGRGGYGYPPDYYGYEDYYDYYGYDYHNYRGGYEDPYYGYEDFQVGARGRGGRGARGAAPSRGRGAAPPRGRAGYAQRGGPGSARGVRGARGGAQQQRGRGGKGVEAGPDLLQ encoded by the exons ATGGCTACTGAACATGTTAATGGGAATGGTACTGAAGAGCCCATGGATACTTCTGCTGCAGTTACCCATTCTGAGCATTTCCAGACATTGCTTGATGCTGGTTTACCACAGAAAGTTGCTGAAAAACTAGATGAAATTTACGTTGCAG gGCTAGTTGCACATAGTGATCTAGATGAAAGAGCTATTGAAGCTTTAAAGGAATTTAATGAAGAAGGTGCATTGGCAGTGCTTCAGCAGTTTAAAgacagtgatctctcacatgttCAG AACAAAAGTGCCTTTTTATGTGGAGTCATGAAGACATACAGGCAGAGGGAAAAACAGGGGACCAAGGTGGCAGATTCTAGCAAAGGACCAGATGAGGCAAAAATTAAG GCACTCTTGGAGAGAACAGGCTACACTCTTGATGTCACTACTGGACAGCGAAAGTATGGTGGACCTCCTCCAGAGTCTGTATATTCAGGACAACAACCTTCTGTTGGTACAGAG ATATTTGTGGGCAAGATTCCAAGAGACTTATTTGAAGATGAGCTTGTTCCATTATTTGAGAAAGCTGGCCCTATATGGGATCTTCGTTTAATGATGGATCCATTAACTGGTCTAAATAGAGGATATGCTTTTGTCACTTTTTGTACTAAAGAGGCAGCTCAGGAGGCTGTTAAACTG tacaACAACCATGAAATTCGTTCTGGAAAACACATTGGTGTATGCATCTCTGTTGCCAATAATAGACTTTTTGTTGGCTCTATTCCTAAGAGTAAAACCAAGGAGCAAATTGTTGAAGAATTTAGCAAAGTAACAG AGGGTCTTACAGATGTCATATTGTATCATCAGCCTGATGACAAGAAAAAGAACAGGGGTTTCTGTTTCCTTGAATATGAAGATCACAAAACTGCTGCTCAGGCCAGACGTAGGTTAATGAGTGGCAAAGTGAAAGTCTGGGGAAATGTTGTTACGGTTGAATGGGCTGACCCTATAGAAGATCCAGATCCTGAAGTCATGGCAAAG gtAAAAGTTTTGTTTGTACGCAATCTTGCCAATACTGTAACAGAGGAGATACTAGAAAAGGCCTTCAGTCAATTTGGAAAGCTAGAACGAGTGAAGAAGCTAAAAGACTATGCTTTCATTCATTTTGATGAACGGGATGGTGCTGTAAAG GCAATGGAAGAAATGAATGGCAAAGATTTAGAGGGAGAAAACATTGAAATTGTTTTTGCTAAGCCACCAgatcaaaaaaggaaagaacggAAAGCTCAGAGACAAGCGGCTAAAAATCAGAT GTATGATGATTACTACTATTATGGTCCACCTCATATGCCCCCTCCAACAAGAGGTCGAGGCCGAGGAGGTAGAGGTGGTTATGGATATCCCCCTGACTATTATGGATATGAagattattatgattattatggCTATGACTACCATAACTATCGTGGTGGATATGAAGATCCTTACTATGGTTATGAAGATTTTCAAGTTGGAGCTAGAGGAAGGGGTGGTAGAGGAGCAAGGGGTGCTGCTCCATCCAGAGGTCGCGGGGCTGCTCCTCCCCGTGGCAGAGCCGGTTATGCACAGAGAGGTGGTCCTGGATCAGCAAGAGGCGTTCGTGGTGCGAGAGGAGGTGCCCAGCAACAAAGAGGCCGCGGG GGAAAAGGGGTCGAGGCCGGTCCTGACCTGTTACAATGA
- the SYNCRIP gene encoding heterogeneous nuclear ribonucleoprotein Q isoform X3, translating into MATEHVNGNGTEEPMDTSAAVTHSEHFQTLLDAGLPQKVAEKLDEIYVAGLVAHSDLDERAIEALKEFNEEGALAVLQQFKDSDLSHVQNKSAFLCGVMKTYRQREKQGTKVADSSKGPDEAKIKALLERTGYTLDVTTGQRKYGGPPPESVYSGQQPSVGTEIFVGKIPRDLFEDELVPLFEKAGPIWDLRLMMDPLTGLNRGYAFVTFCTKEAAQEAVKLYNNHEIRSGKHIGVCISVANNRLFVGSIPKSKTKEQIVEEFSKVTEGLTDVILYHQPDDKKKNRGFCFLEYEDHKTAAQARRRLMSGKVKVWGNVVTVEWADPIEDPDPEVMAKVKVLFVRNLANTVTEEILEKAFSQFGKLERVKKLKDYAFIHFDERDGAVKAMEEMNGKDLEGENIEIVFAKPPDQKRKERKAQRQAAKNQMYDDYYYYGPPHMPPPTRGRGRGGRGGYGYPPDYYGYEDYYDYYGYDYHNYRGGYEDPYYGYEDFQVGARGRGGRGARGAAPSRGRGAAPPRGRAGYAQRGGPGSARGVRGARGGAQQQRGRGQGKGVEAGPDLLQ; encoded by the exons ATGGCTACTGAACATGTTAATGGGAATGGTACTGAAGAGCCCATGGATACTTCTGCTGCAGTTACCCATTCTGAGCATTTCCAGACATTGCTTGATGCTGGTTTACCACAGAAAGTTGCTGAAAAACTAGATGAAATTTACGTTGCAG gGCTAGTTGCACATAGTGATCTAGATGAAAGAGCTATTGAAGCTTTAAAGGAATTTAATGAAGAAGGTGCATTGGCAGTGCTTCAGCAGTTTAAAgacagtgatctctcacatgttCAG AACAAAAGTGCCTTTTTATGTGGAGTCATGAAGACATACAGGCAGAGGGAAAAACAGGGGACCAAGGTGGCAGATTCTAGCAAAGGACCAGATGAGGCAAAAATTAAG GCACTCTTGGAGAGAACAGGCTACACTCTTGATGTCACTACTGGACAGCGAAAGTATGGTGGACCTCCTCCAGAGTCTGTATATTCAGGACAACAACCTTCTGTTGGTACAGAG ATATTTGTGGGCAAGATTCCAAGAGACTTATTTGAAGATGAGCTTGTTCCATTATTTGAGAAAGCTGGCCCTATATGGGATCTTCGTTTAATGATGGATCCATTAACTGGTCTAAATAGAGGATATGCTTTTGTCACTTTTTGTACTAAAGAGGCAGCTCAGGAGGCTGTTAAACTG tacaACAACCATGAAATTCGTTCTGGAAAACACATTGGTGTATGCATCTCTGTTGCCAATAATAGACTTTTTGTTGGCTCTATTCCTAAGAGTAAAACCAAGGAGCAAATTGTTGAAGAATTTAGCAAAGTAACAG AGGGTCTTACAGATGTCATATTGTATCATCAGCCTGATGACAAGAAAAAGAACAGGGGTTTCTGTTTCCTTGAATATGAAGATCACAAAACTGCTGCTCAGGCCAGACGTAGGTTAATGAGTGGCAAAGTGAAAGTCTGGGGAAATGTTGTTACGGTTGAATGGGCTGACCCTATAGAAGATCCAGATCCTGAAGTCATGGCAAAG gtAAAAGTTTTGTTTGTACGCAATCTTGCCAATACTGTAACAGAGGAGATACTAGAAAAGGCCTTCAGTCAATTTGGAAAGCTAGAACGAGTGAAGAAGCTAAAAGACTATGCTTTCATTCATTTTGATGAACGGGATGGTGCTGTAAAG GCAATGGAAGAAATGAATGGCAAAGATTTAGAGGGAGAAAACATTGAAATTGTTTTTGCTAAGCCACCAgatcaaaaaaggaaagaacggAAAGCTCAGAGACAAGCGGCTAAAAATCAGAT GTATGATGATTACTACTATTATGGTCCACCTCATATGCCCCCTCCAACAAGAGGTCGAGGCCGAGGAGGTAGAGGTGGTTATGGATATCCCCCTGACTATTATGGATATGAagattattatgattattatggCTATGACTACCATAACTATCGTGGTGGATATGAAGATCCTTACTATGGTTATGAAGATTTTCAAGTTGGAGCTAGAGGAAGGGGTGGTAGAGGAGCAAGGGGTGCTGCTCCATCCAGAGGTCGCGGGGCTGCTCCTCCCCGTGGCAGAGCCGGTTATGCACAGAGAGGTGGTCCTGGATCAGCAAGAGGCGTTCGTGGTGCGAGAGGAGGTGCCCAGCAACAAAGAGGCCGCGGG CAGGGAAAAGGGGTCGAGGCCGGTCCTGACCTGTTACAATGA
- the SYNCRIP gene encoding heterogeneous nuclear ribonucleoprotein Q isoform X1 — protein MATEHVNGNGTEEPMDTSAAVTHSEHFQTLLDAGLPQKVAEKLDEIYVAGLVAHSDLDERAIEALKEFNEEGALAVLQQFKDSDLSHVQNKSAFLCGVMKTYRQREKQGTKVADSSKGPDEAKIKALLERTGYTLDVTTGQRKYGGPPPESVYSGQQPSVGTEIFVGKIPRDLFEDELVPLFEKAGPIWDLRLMMDPLTGLNRGYAFVTFCTKEAAQEAVKLYNNHEIRSGKHIGVCISVANNRLFVGSIPKSKTKEQIVEEFSKVTEGLTDVILYHQPDDKKKNRGFCFLEYEDHKTAAQARRRLMSGKVKVWGNVVTVEWADPIEDPDPEVMAKVKVLFVRNLANTVTEEILEKAFSQFGKLERVKKLKDYAFIHFDERDGAVKAMEEMNGKDLEGENIEIVFAKPPDQKRKERKAQRQAAKNQMYDDYYYYGPPHMPPPTRGRGRGGRGGYGYPPDYYGYEDYYDYYGYDYHNYRGGYEDPYYGYEDFQVGARGRGGRGARGAAPSRGRGAAPPRGRAGYAQRGGPGSARGVRGARGGAQQQRGRGVRGARGGRGGNVGGKRKADGYNQPDSKRRQTNNQNWGSQPIAQQPLQGGDHSGNYGYKSENQEFYQDSFGQQWK, from the exons ATGGCTACTGAACATGTTAATGGGAATGGTACTGAAGAGCCCATGGATACTTCTGCTGCAGTTACCCATTCTGAGCATTTCCAGACATTGCTTGATGCTGGTTTACCACAGAAAGTTGCTGAAAAACTAGATGAAATTTACGTTGCAG gGCTAGTTGCACATAGTGATCTAGATGAAAGAGCTATTGAAGCTTTAAAGGAATTTAATGAAGAAGGTGCATTGGCAGTGCTTCAGCAGTTTAAAgacagtgatctctcacatgttCAG AACAAAAGTGCCTTTTTATGTGGAGTCATGAAGACATACAGGCAGAGGGAAAAACAGGGGACCAAGGTGGCAGATTCTAGCAAAGGACCAGATGAGGCAAAAATTAAG GCACTCTTGGAGAGAACAGGCTACACTCTTGATGTCACTACTGGACAGCGAAAGTATGGTGGACCTCCTCCAGAGTCTGTATATTCAGGACAACAACCTTCTGTTGGTACAGAG ATATTTGTGGGCAAGATTCCAAGAGACTTATTTGAAGATGAGCTTGTTCCATTATTTGAGAAAGCTGGCCCTATATGGGATCTTCGTTTAATGATGGATCCATTAACTGGTCTAAATAGAGGATATGCTTTTGTCACTTTTTGTACTAAAGAGGCAGCTCAGGAGGCTGTTAAACTG tacaACAACCATGAAATTCGTTCTGGAAAACACATTGGTGTATGCATCTCTGTTGCCAATAATAGACTTTTTGTTGGCTCTATTCCTAAGAGTAAAACCAAGGAGCAAATTGTTGAAGAATTTAGCAAAGTAACAG AGGGTCTTACAGATGTCATATTGTATCATCAGCCTGATGACAAGAAAAAGAACAGGGGTTTCTGTTTCCTTGAATATGAAGATCACAAAACTGCTGCTCAGGCCAGACGTAGGTTAATGAGTGGCAAAGTGAAAGTCTGGGGAAATGTTGTTACGGTTGAATGGGCTGACCCTATAGAAGATCCAGATCCTGAAGTCATGGCAAAG gtAAAAGTTTTGTTTGTACGCAATCTTGCCAATACTGTAACAGAGGAGATACTAGAAAAGGCCTTCAGTCAATTTGGAAAGCTAGAACGAGTGAAGAAGCTAAAAGACTATGCTTTCATTCATTTTGATGAACGGGATGGTGCTGTAAAG GCAATGGAAGAAATGAATGGCAAAGATTTAGAGGGAGAAAACATTGAAATTGTTTTTGCTAAGCCACCAgatcaaaaaaggaaagaacggAAAGCTCAGAGACAAGCGGCTAAAAATCAGAT GTATGATGATTACTACTATTATGGTCCACCTCATATGCCCCCTCCAACAAGAGGTCGAGGCCGAGGAGGTAGAGGTGGTTATGGATATCCCCCTGACTATTATGGATATGAagattattatgattattatggCTATGACTACCATAACTATCGTGGTGGATATGAAGATCCTTACTATGGTTATGAAGATTTTCAAGTTGGAGCTAGAGGAAGGGGTGGTAGAGGAGCAAGGGGTGCTGCTCCATCCAGAGGTCGCGGGGCTGCTCCTCCCCGTGGCAGAGCCGGTTATGCACAGAGAGGTGGTCCTGGATCAGCAAGAGGCGTTCGTGGTGCGAGAGGAGGTGCCCAGCAACAAAGAGGCCGCGGGGTACGTGGTGCGAGGGGTGGCCGCGGTGGAAATGTAGGAGGAAAGCGCAAAGCTGATGGGTACAACCAGCCAGATTCCAAGCGGCGCCAGACCAATAATCAGAACTGGGGCTCCCAACCCATTGCTCAGCAACCGCTCCAAGGTGGTGATCATTCTGGTAACTATGGTTACAAATCTGAAAACCAGGAGTTTTATCAGGATTCTTTTGGGCAACAATGGAAATAG